One window of Thioflexithrix psekupsensis genomic DNA carries:
- a CDS encoding DUF4139 domain-containing protein — protein MLKRIFLAVTLCVPFLVYGKIDLVTLPMRDQVQLTIYNPADLTLVTEQRSLTLKPGINHLEFSWENTLIDPTSVQLSAPQHADQVRLLEVAYPPNTQNSAIWRIESQVGGEIPVEISFFTSGISWQSHYLALLSSDEQFLQLQHFVRVDNRSGEDYENAQTRLLLGQVQLIDEIATLARRSPPYGKPIIETPRREQMARIMAAPAPQAESFEMDDELEASAGAFLDLKQVFKEQLSEYTIYTIEGTETILNQWGKRLQAFEKEKIPVEALYRHDEQRYGTETRRFLSFINNAEHQLGLNPLPEGTVNLFRKNADSHLTFIADTTMRYIPVEQKVEWDLGVAREVLIEPVLLHYATENYLFDNRGNVDGFDRVEKWQLTVRNMQSLPIVVEIMRHAPHAYWQVQYTEMAHAIYERLDSTRFQYRLRLNPHSEAVLNYTLTLREGSRQSDR, from the coding sequence ATGTTAAAACGAATTTTTTTAGCGGTTACATTATGCGTTCCATTTTTGGTTTATGGTAAAATTGATTTAGTGACATTACCGATGCGCGATCAAGTGCAATTAACCATTTATAATCCCGCCGATTTAACCTTAGTCACAGAACAACGCAGTTTAACTTTAAAGCCCGGTATTAATCATTTAGAATTCAGTTGGGAAAATACGCTCATTGATCCCACTTCGGTGCAATTATCCGCACCCCAACATGCCGATCAAGTTCGCTTATTAGAAGTGGCTTATCCACCCAATACGCAAAATAGTGCGATTTGGCGTATTGAATCGCAAGTGGGTGGGGAAATTCCCGTAGAAATTAGTTTTTTTACTTCGGGCATTTCTTGGCAATCGCATTATTTGGCTTTATTGTCTTCTGATGAGCAGTTTTTACAGTTGCAACATTTTGTGCGGGTAGATAATCGCAGTGGAGAAGATTATGAAAATGCGCAAACTCGTTTGTTATTAGGTCAAGTGCAATTGATTGATGAAATTGCGACTTTAGCGCGCCGTTCGCCACCTTATGGTAAACCGATAATTGAAACGCCCAGACGAGAGCAAATGGCACGCATAATGGCAGCACCCGCGCCACAAGCAGAATCATTTGAAATGGATGATGAATTAGAAGCCAGTGCAGGGGCTTTTTTAGATTTAAAGCAAGTGTTTAAAGAGCAATTATCAGAATATACTATTTACACCATTGAAGGTACGGAAACGATTTTAAATCAATGGGGCAAACGTTTGCAGGCTTTTGAGAAGGAAAAAATTCCTGTTGAGGCGTTATATCGTCATGATGAACAGCGTTATGGCACGGAAACACGGCGTTTTTTAAGTTTTATTAATAATGCAGAGCATCAATTAGGGCTTAATCCTTTACCCGAAGGGACAGTGAATTTATTTAGAAAAAATGCCGATTCGCATTTAACTTTTATTGCCGATACCACCATGCGTTATATTCCTGTGGAGCAGAAAGTAGAATGGGATTTAGGTGTTGCCCGCGAGGTGTTAATTGAACCCGTATTGTTACATTATGCCACTGAGAATTATCTATTTGATAATCGTGGTAACGTGGATGGATTTGATAGGGTTGAAAAATGGCAATTAACCGTGCGCAATATGCAATCTTTGCCCATTGTGGTGGAAATAATGCGCCACGCGCCGCATGCTTATTGGCAAGTGCAATATACGGAAATGGCACACGCAATTTATGAACGATTAGACAGTACCCGTTTTCAATATCGTCTGCGTTTAAACCCGCACAGTGAGGCAGTCCTTAATTATACGCTCACTTTACGCGAAGGTTCTCGACAATCAGATCGTTAA
- the mgtE gene encoding magnesium transporter, translated as MTEHPPILHQRNLEDTLKQIIYLLNKQQLVSHLVKKQDSPRQELIQTLVAKQQLAELRQKLESLHPADIAYVLEQLPLPQRIMVWDLIDVKRYGAVLLEVSDAVRASLIDDLEHKELIHAVEHLESDEIADLMPDLPSDMVIAVMKSLDQSDREQVQSVMTFPEGSVGALMEFDVVMVREDISIDVVLRYLRRRGEIPNDLDQLFVVDREGLLKGGLKLNKLLISSPDSLVSELMNPDVVFFYTHDDAGEATGAFERYDLISAPVLNSHNQVVGRIGIDLVMDFVEERAKKERLGQVGLTEEEDLFAPVWHSARNRWLWLGVNLMTAFFASRVISVFEDAIVQLVALATLMPIVASVGGNTGNQTVALVIRGLALKQINRSNVRYLFAKELSISLLNGTLWGSVMGLFTFVLYQDMTLSLVMTSAMILNLIIAALTGTLVPLTLHRLNRDPAIGSSVMLTFMTDSMGFFIFLGLAVVVLL; from the coding sequence ATGACAGAACATCCTCCCATTTTGCACCAACGCAATTTAGAAGATACTTTAAAACAAATTATTTATTTACTGAATAAACAACAATTAGTGAGTCATTTAGTAAAAAAACAAGATTCGCCTCGTCAGGAATTAATTCAGACTTTAGTGGCTAAACAACAATTGGCTGAATTGCGTCAAAAATTAGAATCTTTGCATCCTGCGGATATTGCTTATGTTTTAGAACAATTGCCTTTACCACAACGCATTATGGTATGGGATTTAATTGATGTGAAACGTTATGGCGCGGTATTGTTAGAAGTGAGCGATGCGGTGCGGGCTTCTTTGATTGACGATTTAGAACATAAAGAATTAATTCATGCCGTTGAACATTTAGAATCTGATGAAATTGCGGATTTAATGCCTGATTTACCCAGTGACATGGTGATTGCGGTCATGAAATCGCTGGATCAATCAGACCGTGAACAGGTGCAATCCGTCATGACCTTCCCAGAAGGCTCTGTGGGGGCTTTAATGGAGTTTGACGTGGTGATGGTGCGGGAGGATATTTCTATCGATGTGGTGCTGCGTTATTTGCGTCGACGCGGGGAAATTCCTAATGATTTGGATCAATTATTTGTGGTGGATCGTGAGGGATTATTAAAAGGTGGATTAAAACTAAATAAATTATTAATTAGTTCTCCAGACAGTTTAGTGTCAGAATTAATGAATCCCGATGTGGTTTTCTTTTATACCCATGATGATGCGGGGGAAGCCACAGGAGCTTTTGAGCGTTATGATTTAATTTCCGCGCCCGTATTAAATTCACATAATCAAGTGGTGGGGCGAATTGGTATTGATTTGGTTATGGATTTTGTAGAGGAGCGGGCTAAAAAGGAGCGTTTAGGGCAAGTGGGTTTAACGGAAGAGGAAGATTTATTTGCGCCCGTATGGCACAGTGCGCGTAATCGTTGGTTATGGTTAGGGGTTAATTTAATGACGGCATTTTTTGCCTCGCGGGTGATCAGCGTTTTTGAAGATGCGATTGTACAATTAGTGGCTTTGGCGACATTAATGCCGATTGTTGCCAGCGTGGGAGGAAATACAGGAAATCAAACCGTTGCATTAGTGATTCGCGGTTTAGCATTAAAACAAATTAATCGCAGTAATGTGCGTTATTTATTTGCTAAAGAATTAAGCATTTCTCTATTAAACGGCACATTATGGGGCAGTGTCATGGGTTTATTTACCTTTGTTTTGTATCAAGATATGACATTATCTTTAGTCATGACTTCGGCAATGATATTAAATTTGATTATCGCTGCTTTAACTGGTACATTAGTTCCGCTAACATTACATCGTTTAAATCGTGATCCGGCTATTGGAAGCAGTGTGATGCTTACTTTTATGACAGATAGCATGGGATTTTTTATTTTCTTAGGATTAGCGGTGGTGGTTTTATTGTGA
- a CDS encoding EAL domain-containing protein: protein MRFKDLSIRYKLTLIMLLISSVVLLLSSTAFMVNELLTLQATMDSDLRTKTRITASSAASALHFHDAETATYALKALEADHSIVMAQIFSNRQSEPFATYVRKETAKPALLGDIKAHQFYYSHAYLQFSMPMQSPENEHQGDIVLLLDRNLLYQRIRTYVSIAFGIVLVSVLIAFLLSTALQGVITRPILSLVDLTHRVSHEKNYALRATIDHHDEIGILVNGFNEMLQVVEQRDEELEKHREHLEQTVANRTAELKKLNLKLTYQAYHDALTNLPNRALFIKRVEQAIHHADENNELLAVLFIDLDRFKYINDTLGHAAGDRLLQEVAQRLLTCTNQPEDTVARLGGDEFTLLLRNVREPANAGIVAEHIIKALTLPFSFHEQELYVTPSIGISIYPKDGRDVGSLMKNADAGMYMAKNQGRNNYRFYTSSANAASAARLNMEHKLRQALEFEQFEVWYQPRFDIRTGQIVGAEALVRWRSPDFNLVPPAQFIPLAEDTGLIIPIGEWVLRTACQENMKWQSIYPHSLNVSVNLSARQFVQEDLLNSIEKMIADLSMNPSRLELELTESLIMPNAEDTIETLKALKKLGMQISVDDFGTGYSSLSYLKRFPIDTLKIDQSFVRDIPEDEDDCALVTAIIAMAHNLKLAVVAEGVETIEQLHFLRNYDCDYVQGYLFGKPMPAADFHQLLKNPLNLSEQFGYSYCYPLSAET from the coding sequence GTGCGTTTTAAAGATTTATCCATTCGCTATAAATTAACCTTAATTATGCTGCTAATCAGCAGCGTGGTGCTATTGTTATCCAGCACGGCGTTTATGGTCAATGAGTTGCTCACTTTGCAAGCCACAATGGACAGCGATCTGCGCACCAAAACCCGCATCACCGCCAGCAGTGCCGCATCCGCACTGCATTTTCACGACGCAGAAACCGCCACTTACGCCTTAAAAGCCTTAGAAGCTGACCACTCTATCGTCATGGCGCAGATTTTTTCTAATCGCCAATCAGAACCTTTTGCCACTTATGTGCGTAAAGAAACGGCTAAACCTGCTTTATTAGGCGATATAAAAGCGCATCAATTCTATTATTCTCACGCCTATTTGCAATTTTCAATGCCCATGCAAAGTCCAGAAAATGAACATCAAGGCGATATTGTTTTATTATTAGACCGTAATTTATTATATCAACGCATTCGCACTTACGTGAGTATTGCTTTTGGAATTGTGCTGGTTTCGGTATTAATTGCCTTTTTATTATCAACCGCATTGCAGGGCGTGATTACTCGTCCTATTTTATCATTGGTTGATTTAACACATCGCGTTTCCCATGAAAAAAATTATGCCTTGCGTGCAACGATTGATCATCACGATGAAATTGGCATTTTGGTCAATGGTTTTAATGAAATGTTACAAGTGGTAGAGCAACGAGATGAAGAATTAGAGAAACACCGCGAACATTTAGAACAAACCGTGGCCAATCGAACGGCTGAATTAAAAAAATTAAATCTAAAATTAACTTATCAAGCCTATCATGATGCCCTGACTAATTTACCTAATCGTGCTTTATTTATTAAACGCGTGGAACAGGCGATTCATCACGCAGATGAAAATAATGAATTATTAGCGGTATTGTTCATTGATTTAGATCGTTTTAAATACATTAATGATACTTTAGGACATGCCGCCGGAGATCGCCTATTGCAAGAAGTGGCACAACGTTTATTAACTTGTACAAATCAGCCTGAAGATACGGTGGCACGTTTGGGAGGAGATGAATTTACGTTATTATTGCGTAACGTGAGAGAACCTGCTAATGCTGGCATTGTTGCAGAACATATTATTAAAGCCTTAACTTTACCATTTAGTTTTCATGAACAAGAATTATATGTTACGCCCAGTATTGGCATTAGTATTTATCCTAAAGATGGACGTGATGTCGGCAGCTTAATGAAAAATGCTGATGCGGGAATGTACATGGCAAAAAATCAAGGAAGAAATAATTATCGCTTTTATACTTCCAGTGCCAATGCCGCTTCGGCAGCGCGTTTAAATATGGAACATAAATTGCGCCAAGCTCTTGAATTTGAACAATTTGAAGTATGGTATCAACCACGTTTCGACATTCGCACGGGGCAAATTGTGGGCGCGGAGGCATTGGTGCGTTGGCGCAGTCCTGATTTTAATTTAGTGCCTCCCGCGCAATTTATTCCTTTAGCAGAGGACACGGGTTTAATTATTCCCATTGGGGAATGGGTGTTGCGTACCGCGTGTCAAGAAAATATGAAATGGCAGTCGATTTATCCTCATTCTCTAAACGTTTCTGTCAATTTATCCGCACGGCAATTTGTACAAGAAGATTTGTTGAATAGTATTGAGAAAATGATCGCCGATTTATCTATGAATCCAAGCCGCTTAGAATTAGAATTAACCGAAAGCCTAATTATGCCTAATGCAGAAGATACTATTGAAACATTAAAAGCATTAAAAAAATTAGGAATGCAAATTTCTGTCGATGATTTTGGCACAGGTTATTCTTCGCTGAGTTATTTAAAGCGTTTTCCCATTGATACGTTAAAGATTGATCAATCTTTTGTGCGTGATATTCCTGAAGATGAAGATGATTGTGCATTAGTGACTGCCATTATTGCGATGGCACATAACTTAAAATTAGCGGTCGTCGCTGAAGGGGTAGAAACCATTGAACAACTGCACTTTCTACGCAATTATGATTGCGATTATGTGCAGGGTTATTTATTCGGTAAACCCATGCCCGCAGCAGATTTTCATCAATTGCTCAAAAATCCGCTTAATCTCAGTGAGCAGTTTGGTTATAGTTACTGTTATCCCCTCAGCGCGGAAACTTAA
- a CDS encoding YfiR family protein, protein MNLLTFWLRTLFLLVIMGLVLVNGEQEANKADSLYAVAQYVRWPQTEQPLVFCLIGKEVNLSRLEQVIAGKKIQGRALEAKAISGNPQSHDCAILYSAIEQAGSGILTVSSTKNFAKNGGMVEFLNADGNQFNINRTSADKANIRFTANILKIAKTVY, encoded by the coding sequence ATGAACTTACTGACGTTTTGGCTTAGGACTTTGTTTTTACTGGTCATTATGGGGCTGGTACTGGTCAATGGCGAGCAAGAGGCCAATAAAGCCGATTCCCTATACGCAGTGGCACAATATGTGCGTTGGCCACAAACAGAGCAACCTTTGGTGTTTTGCCTCATCGGCAAAGAAGTGAATCTCAGCCGTTTAGAACAAGTGATTGCGGGTAAGAAAATTCAAGGACGTGCATTAGAAGCAAAAGCCATTAGCGGCAATCCCCAAAGTCATGATTGTGCCATATTATATTCCGCGATTGAACAAGCGGGTTCTGGTATTTTAACCGTAAGCAGCACTAAAAACTTTGCTAAAAACGGAGGAATGGTTGAGTTTTTAAATGCCGATGGCAATCAATTTAATATTAATAGAACATCAGCAGATAAAGCCAATATCCGCTTCACCGCCAATATTTTAAAAATTGCAAAAACGGTCTATTAA
- the moaA gene encoding GTP 3',8-cyclase MoaA: protein MTSPLIDKFNRQITYVRLSVTDRCDFRCVYCMSEKMTFMPRAQLLTLEELALIGRAFVELGVGKIRITGGEPLVRNNVLQLFESLGQLSGLKELVLTTNGSQLPRLAKPLRDAGVKRINISLDSLRPERFQRITRVGRLEQVLKGITAAKAAGFENIKLNAVILKHRNEDEIIDLVNFAIDQELDITFIEEMPLGAIGDHDRAEVYYSSDMIYRDLSNVFTLLPTVENTGGPSKYFRIPHVKTRIGFISPHSHNFCESCNRVRVTTEGRLLLCLGQEHSVDLKRVIRAHPSEIEPLKQAIIDAMAIKPKGHDFDLNRIQPVILRHMNVTGG from the coding sequence ATGACTTCTCCTCTCATTGATAAGTTTAATCGTCAAATCACTTATGTGCGCCTTTCTGTGACGGATCGTTGTGATTTTCGCTGTGTTTATTGCATGAGTGAAAAAATGACGTTTATGCCACGGGCGCAATTATTAACGTTGGAAGAATTAGCCTTAATTGGACGCGCTTTTGTGGAGTTGGGAGTGGGGAAAATTCGCATTACGGGCGGAGAGCCGTTGGTGCGCAATAATGTGTTGCAATTATTTGAATCTTTGGGGCAATTGTCGGGTTTAAAAGAATTGGTTTTAACCACCAATGGTTCTCAATTGCCGCGGTTAGCAAAACCATTGCGCGATGCGGGAGTGAAACGGATTAATATTAGCTTAGACAGTTTGCGTCCTGAGCGATTTCAGCGCATTACTCGCGTCGGGCGTTTAGAACAGGTTTTAAAAGGAATTACTGCTGCAAAAGCCGCAGGATTTGAAAATATTAAATTGAATGCGGTTATTCTTAAACATCGCAATGAAGATGAAATTATTGATCTGGTTAATTTTGCGATTGATCAGGAATTAGACATTACTTTTATTGAGGAAATGCCACTTGGTGCCATCGGTGATCATGATCGGGCAGAAGTGTATTATTCCAGTGATATGATTTATCGGGATTTGTCTAACGTATTCACTTTATTACCGACGGTAGAAAATACGGGCGGCCCGTCGAAATATTTTCGTATTCCTCATGTTAAAACCCGTATTGGGTTTATTTCTCCCCACAGTCACAATTTTTGTGAAAGTTGTAATCGGGTGCGTGTGACGACGGAAGGACGTTTATTACTGTGCTTGGGACAGGAGCATTCGGTGGATTTAAAACGAGTGATTCGCGCTCACCCCAGTGAAATTGAGCCGTTAAAACAAGCGATTATCGATGCAATGGCGATTAAACCCAAAGGACATGATTTTGATTTAAATCGTATTCAGCCCGTGATTTTGCGCCACATGAATGTGACAGGTGGTTGA
- a CDS encoding formate dehydrogenase accessory sulfurtransferase FdhD, which yields MTPAMLNNPPAAFLPKMTQAGLKPTYAVTAYDERGLAREVNIAGETPLTLFVDGRELVTLMTLGTFPEALAIGYLRNQRFIERIDELVEVCVDWTRERVDVKTARGIENWEARLQHRTVTTGCGQGTVFSCSINKTYEIHLPALTLTQSYLYHLLALLAEYNEVYRQAGAVHGCALCRAGEILAFVEDVGRHNAADAIAGLMWLHQWSGQDMVFYTTGRLTSEIVMKTAYMGIPVLLSRSGVTQMGLELATEIGVTMIARAKGQHFLIYNGVKNIIFDASPV from the coding sequence ATGACACCCGCGATGTTGAACAATCCCCCCGCCGCTTTTCTCCCCAAAATGACCCAAGCTGGCTTAAAACCCACTTATGCCGTGACCGCGTATGATGAGCGTGGATTGGCGCGTGAGGTGAATATTGCGGGCGAAACACCATTGACTTTATTTGTTGATGGGCGCGAATTGGTCACGTTGATGACGCTGGGAACGTTCCCTGAAGCCTTAGCGATTGGTTATTTGCGCAATCAGCGTTTTATTGAGCGTATTGATGAGTTGGTGGAAGTATGCGTGGATTGGACGCGAGAGCGGGTGGATGTGAAAACGGCACGCGGCATCGAAAATTGGGAGGCACGTTTACAACATCGCACCGTGACAACAGGGTGCGGACAAGGGACAGTCTTCAGTTGTAGTATTAATAAAACCTATGAAATTCATTTGCCTGCGCTGACCTTGACGCAATCTTATTTGTATCATTTACTGGCCTTGTTGGCAGAGTATAACGAAGTGTATCGTCAAGCGGGCGCGGTACATGGTTGTGCCTTGTGTCGAGCGGGGGAAATTTTGGCATTTGTAGAAGATGTTGGACGACACAATGCGGCTGATGCCATCGCAGGCTTAATGTGGTTACATCAGTGGTCAGGACAAGATATGGTGTTTTACACAACAGGGCGTTTAACCTCTGAAATTGTCATGAAAACCGCTTATATGGGCATTCCTGTTTTATTGTCGCGCTCTGGTGTGACGCAAATGGGTTTAGAATTAGCCACCGAAATTGGCGTGACCATGATTGCCCGTGCAAAAGGTCAGCATTTTTTAATTTATAACGGAGTAAAAAATATTATTTTTGATGCCTCTCCTGTTTAA
- a CDS encoding helix-turn-helix transcriptional regulator, whose amino-acid sequence MNSMLDSLPPFLNVKQVADYLQLHEKKVYSLLNEGQIPATKVTGKWLFPRELIDQWLLDNSYAGVFADRLLIAGADDPLLYRMVALLSAEWQEQALMAHHPTPVQWGLSLLAQRRVDAAVIHWGPSVESHLRHAALIQQYPQHSQWLIIRLFEREQGLLFSPKIAHYAQLPIEQLLQKSLHWVTRQEGSGTQWFLLELLARYHVKWAELTRVTEARSVREVGGLLITQQADIAVGSRAMAHELGLTFMALDWEAIDVALNRGVYFRHLFQQFLAFLQTPATQALSQSLRGYRLDRSGKMIWSG is encoded by the coding sequence ATGAACAGTATGCTTGATTCTTTACCGCCTTTTTTGAACGTCAAGCAAGTTGCAGATTATTTACAACTGCATGAAAAAAAGGTTTATTCTTTATTAAACGAAGGGCAAATTCCTGCGACAAAAGTGACAGGAAAATGGTTATTTCCACGTGAATTAATTGATCAATGGTTATTAGATAATAGTTATGCGGGGGTTTTTGCGGATCGTTTATTAATTGCGGGGGCGGATGATCCCTTGTTGTATCGAATGGTGGCGTTATTAAGTGCAGAATGGCAAGAACAAGCCTTAATGGCACATCATCCCACCCCTGTGCAATGGGGATTGTCGTTATTGGCGCAACGGCGAGTGGATGCGGCCGTGATTCATTGGGGGCCGAGTGTAGAAAGTCATTTACGTCATGCTGCATTAATTCAACAATATCCGCAGCATTCGCAATGGTTAATTATTCGCTTATTTGAACGGGAACAAGGTTTATTATTTTCGCCTAAAATAGCGCATTATGCGCAATTACCGATTGAGCAATTATTGCAAAAATCTTTGCATTGGGTGACACGTCAAGAAGGCTCTGGTACACAATGGTTTTTATTAGAATTATTGGCGCGCTATCACGTAAAATGGGCTGAATTAACGCGCGTCACAGAAGCTCGCTCAGTGCGCGAAGTCGGCGGCTTATTGATCACACAACAAGCCGATATTGCGGTGGGCAGTCGGGCGATGGCGCATGAATTAGGTTTAACTTTTATGGCGTTGGATTGGGAAGCGATAGATGTGGCGTTAAATCGAGGGGTTTATTTTCGGCATTTATTTCAACAATTCTTAGCTTTTTTACAAACGCCCGCCACGCAAGCCCTGAGTCAATCTTTGCGCGGTTATCGTTTAGATCGCTCAGGGAAAATGATTTGGTCGGGATAA
- a CDS encoding (2Fe-2S)-binding protein, with protein sequence MYICLCQPVTDGQIREAVCSGVACNVRQLQNHLGIAKQCKRCARAAKEVVNETLLSLERNHPPTHSIHAVAMQAHLEKIPTTQSAAGFSL encoded by the coding sequence ATGTATATCTGTTTATGTCAGCCTGTCACGGATGGGCAAATTCGAGAAGCAGTCTGTAGTGGTGTGGCGTGTAATGTGCGGCAACTGCAAAACCATTTGGGCATCGCTAAACAGTGTAAAAGATGCGCCAGAGCCGCAAAAGAAGTGGTTAATGAGACCCTACTGAGTCTGGAACGAAATCACCCGCCCACGCACTCTATTCATGCCGTGGCCATGCAGGCTCATCTGGAAAAGATACCCACAACCCAATCCGCCGCAGGATTTTCGTTGTGA
- a CDS encoding helix-turn-helix domain-containing protein, translating to MANQYPELLELQETGDRREMKRALAVRMSLLGYSRPAVAEVCGCSVQFIDKWKAAYAKSGISGLKLAYKGSEGYLSDQQREHVLQWLNAFDTIAVRSLKEYLEKEWDVVYCSETSYVQLLEQAGFCYEKSQKLNPQRLWHKM from the coding sequence ATGGCAAATCAATATCCTGAACTTTTAGAATTACAAGAAACCGGCGACCGACGAGAAATGAAACGGGCTTTAGCGGTGAGAATGTCCCTATTGGGTTATTCTCGCCCGGCGGTGGCTGAAGTGTGTGGTTGTAGTGTGCAGTTTATTGATAAATGGAAAGCCGCTTATGCCAAATCAGGCATAAGCGGACTGAAATTAGCTTATAAGGGGTCTGAAGGCTATTTATCGGATCAACAACGAGAACACGTGTTGCAATGGTTGAATGCGTTTGACACGATTGCGGTTAGATCGTTAAAAGAATATTTAGAAAAAGAATGGGATGTGGTTTATTGTTCAGAAACCTCTTATGTGCAGTTGTTAGAGCAAGCTGGGTTTTGTTATGAAAAAAGTCAAAAACTCAACCCACAACGGCTGTGGCATAAAATGTAA
- a CDS encoding class 1 fructose-bisphosphatase gives MLPNHTTITQFIIEEQRSIQGATGDFTGLLTDVVLACKTISHLTKNGALVNVLGSTQQENVQGETQKKLDIIANTLFLKANEWGGHLAAMASEEMDDVYQIPAQYPRGKYLLVFDPLDGSSNIDVNVSIGTIFSILRCPDHVEQPTVKDFLQPGTQQICAGYAVYGPATMMVLTTGNGVNGFTLDQNVGEFILTHPNIKIPEDTQEFAINSSNQRFWEEPVKRYVSECLAGKTGTRDKDFNMRWIASMVAEIHRILMRGGVFLYPLDSKNKEKGGRLRLLYEASPMSFIVEQAGGLSTTGRQPILEIVPTDLHQRVPVILGSRHEVQRLIDYHQAT, from the coding sequence ATGCTTCCCAATCATACCACGATTACGCAATTTATTATTGAAGAACAACGCAGTATTCAAGGTGCCACCGGAGATTTTACCGGCTTGCTTACCGATGTGGTGTTAGCCTGTAAGACTATTTCCCATCTCACGAAAAACGGCGCATTGGTCAATGTATTGGGTAGTACTCAACAGGAAAATGTGCAGGGCGAAACCCAAAAGAAGTTAGATATTATTGCCAATACGCTCTTTTTAAAGGCGAATGAATGGGGCGGACATTTGGCCGCAATGGCCTCTGAAGAAATGGACGATGTCTATCAAATTCCCGCACAGTATCCCCGCGGTAAATATTTACTGGTTTTTGATCCCTTAGACGGTTCATCAAATATTGATGTGAATGTGTCGATTGGGACTATTTTCTCTATTTTGCGCTGTCCTGATCATGTAGAACAGCCCACCGTCAAAGACTTCTTGCAACCCGGCACGCAACAAATCTGCGCCGGTTATGCCGTTTACGGGCCTGCCACCATGATGGTTTTAACCACGGGTAACGGGGTAAATGGCTTTACTTTGGATCAAAATGTGGGCGAATTTATTTTAACCCATCCTAATATCAAAATTCCTGAAGATACCCAAGAATTTGCCATCAACAGCTCTAATCAACGCTTTTGGGAAGAACCCGTTAAACGTTATGTCAGCGAATGTCTGGCCGGAAAAACCGGCACACGAGATAAAGATTTTAATATGCGTTGGATTGCTTCTATGGTGGCGGAAATTCACCGCATTTTAATGCGTGGCGGAGTCTTTTTATATCCTTTAGATTCTAAAAATAAGGAAAAAGGTGGCCGTTTACGTTTACTCTACGAAGCCAGTCCGATGTCGTTTATTGTCGAACAAGCTGGCGGTTTAAGCACCACTGGCCGTCAACCCATTTTGGAGATTGTGCCAACAGATTTACATCAACGTGTTCCTGTCATTCTTGGATCGCGCCATGAAGTGCAACGCTTAATCGATTATCATCAAGCGACTTAA